In Cygnus atratus isolate AKBS03 ecotype Queensland, Australia chromosome 29, CAtr_DNAZoo_HiC_assembly, whole genome shotgun sequence, the sequence GTGGTGTTAAGTGCACGCAGCAAGAAGACAGCCATTTCGCAACAGATGGCgacaaggaaatgaaatgcacaaaataataataatattaaaaaaaaaagagagggaaaaaaaggagaggataATTTAAGATGCTCTGAGTCTCACTGTGAATATAATTGCCATGTTAATTACAAGTGTTGATGAGTCAGAAATGTAGCCACTTGGATCCCAAGTGGGCAGAAATCTAAGTTTGAACAAACTTGCCACAGGTGAGAAACCCTCGGAGGTTAATTAGGGCCGGTCCATACAGAAGACATTTTGGACGCGGTTACAGCTCACTAATTACTCGCTATCGTTACCCCAGATTAATTCCTTTGGATGGCCATTCCTGCCCAAGGCTCGGGACTTTCCATGCTCCATAAGCAGCAGCCGGGGAAAGGCCCTGCCACAGGTGGGCAAGCCCTAAAAGCCACCCAAAGTCCCACCGGCAAGTGCAGGACTCAAAGTGCCTTTTTACCCTTTCTTGAAATTTATGGCCCCTAAGACGTGTCAGTGCGAGGCTGACCCGCTGTTTATTCTCGGAGGATGTGCTGTGCGACCGCTGGCCTTCGCAAAGAGGAAATCCAGCCCTCAAAATCTGCGCCAGCTCTTTGGTTTTCACAGTATGGCCACTTGGGTTTTCTCTTTGAAGCCCAAACATCTGCTGGCACCCCAGAGGCACCGTCCCGAGGCTCCCAGCACACCTCGCAAACCACCTCTGAGTCCTGTGGGCAGTGCGTCCGGCCACGGCTACcgatggggaaactgaggcaggggatGAGATGTGCCCCCTGCCACAAACTGGCTTGCAGATCTCAAACCCGTCCATTTCCCGACAAAAATAGGCTGCTCGGAGCTGCCGGGAGCATTCCTGCAGCCGAGCCAGCACGGCGAGCTCCGGCAGCCCTGGGCTCAGCCCCGCAGCATCACGCTGCCGGACCTGAACGCGGAGCCATGCGTGCGGCTTCTTCATGCAACCTGGCGGGGCAAAGAGGCTTACGGGACCCAGAGCCCGAGGAGATGAGCCTTTAATTCCTTCGGCTGTGCTTAACAACACGTGCCTCCTAATCAAAATCTTTCCACTAAGCAGCGAGAGCATGCAAATCTGATTTCTGCCCCATCCTTTTGGCACCGCAGGGACTCCGGGACAGCCTGCTGGCATCACTCGGTCATGGTAAAACGGCCCCTGGGCGCACAGAGCTCAGGCCACCGGTGCATCCCTTTGCGCTCCCAGGTTGCTGAGACGATTTCACCCCAAAACCAGCCACTAGACCCCAGCGTGGCACCGCACAAGGACCTCGGCTCCTGGCACAGGACTGCAGAATGCTGATGTCCCattgcaggagcagctccttgGTCCCTGGTCCAAGCCctgcctggctggctgcagcagggagcgtAGTTTTACGGCCAGCTGTAAATTCCTGGAGATTGGGGCTCTAAGGGAAAGCTGGCATCAGCCGTAAGTGGAAGGCCGCAAAGGCTTCAAGACAGAGGTTTCTTCTGCTGGGAGGGCTTTGGAGCAGCTCCCTGGCGCTCCCGGTTACTCATCCACGGCGTGAGTCAAGCTCGTTCCTGGAAAAACCCATGCCAGGGCTTGGGCCGGCCAAATCTTGAAGGCGAGTCCGGGAAAAGGAATCAACGAGCCCAAGGGGAGCCCTGCCAAGGCGAGCGAAAAGACGCGGGGGCTGCTCGGAGCCAGCGGGAGCCACGCTCATCAAGCGAAGCGagcggggccgagccgagcTCAGCCGCATGCCCGCGGGCACCAGGGCAGGAGCGAGCTTGGGGAGGGGGTTGCAAGGCTGAAATGGAGCCCCCTGCACGTCCCAGCCTGGACCCCCTTGCCCCAGCGCTGCATTTTGGCTTGCAGACACCTGTGTGAGATGGAGCACAAAAGTGAGAGGGCGCTGTGCATCGGCCCGCAGCGATGTGCCCGGTGCTGGCACCGCGCGCTGTGGGACCCCAGCCCAAGCACGGGTGACCTTGCAGGGGAAACACCCAAAACCAGTTGACCAGGGCTTTTTGCCAGGTTGGGGGTTTAACTCCATTATTTGCAAAATCCTCTTTGCactgttgaaaataaacatttttctcctggcCGTGTTGTGCTTTTACCCTTTCCAGCCACTATTGCCCTAAAATGCCCACAGGAAGGTGCGGGGCAGCCCTGTGCGCTGCGCCCACCTCCGCCACTGACGGCTTGCACAACCTTGGTTGCATCACTTCACCTTCGCTTCGCTTCCCACCTTCACGGGGTTTGGGGGGCAAAAACCTGTCCCGACCCCAAATAAAACCTCGGAGGACGATGGGGATCCCCCGTTCCCCCGGCACAGACCCCGGCACCGGGAGCAGCCGTGCGGTGACTTCCCAGGAATCCGCTCATTTCTCCGGAGAGctgggaaaagtatttttattcccGCTGTGCCGACCGGGAGGAGAGGGATTAAGTTCACCTCCCAAGGTCATGCCAGAGGAGGGTGGCAAAACCAGGAACAGATTTCCCGTCTCCCAAGCCGCTGCATTCGAAGCTCCCATCTGGCTCCCCCCAAAAATAGCGACCGCGGCATCGATCGCCCGGGGCTGCCAACGCGAGAGGCACCCGGGGGGCCCAGGACATCTCGGAGGGACGGCGCGGCGGGTTTGGGCGGGGACAGGGCCCCCCCACGcacacccaaaaaaaaaccaataacACTACGGTCCTGTGGAATGTAATGGGGGGGGGCAGTGCTCTGTCCCTCACTGGGGTGTGGGGGTAAAGGGGGGTTCCTGGTGAAGACGGAGCCCATGATGGTGcatgggatggggagggggccgaggagggaggcagcccccccatcccctgcaCCTCTGCCAGCTGGGGCTCTGCGGCACCAGGGAAagtgccgccccccccccccccaaaatgcaaGCGGggggctcagagcagcagcacaagcgGTCCCCCCCCCAAGCGGTGAGATGTCCCCGGGGCAAGGACCCCCCCGCAGGGACACGCAGCCCCCCCACCTTGCCGCACGCCGTGCCCAGCCCCACCACTATGCCACAGCCCCCCCGAACGTCCTTGTCCCCCCCCGGCCGTACTCTCCATCCTTCCCCGAGGTGCAGCatctcccccctgcccccccccccccgggctctgctcccccccccggagcccccgggCTCCCAAATCCCTGCCGAGCACCAGCACCCCCCGGCACCCGCACCCCAAGGTGGGGGGGCACCATTCCTCCCAGCCGGGGGGGTCCCTTTGCCCCGCACCGCCAGGACCCCAACAGTGTCACCCCCCCCTCGCAGCACCCTTCATCCCTAGACCTCTTTCTCCtgccccccccaaaccccacctcccccagccccaaattATTCCCGTCCCCCCCCTTAACCCCGCTACGACCACATTTTCCCTGCTGGGtgcgggggggggacgggggcacCCCAAGCTCCGGgacccccgtgccccccccatcctcccctcgcccccccgtgccccccctcCGTGCGCTccgcggccccgctgcctctccccccttccccgcttcgccccccccccccccgaactCAACCGGGCTCTCTTtatcataaatatataaattatgcTAATTACGGCATTGCATATTCACCGCGGCGgggcccgccgccccccgcccggccccggccccggccccggccccggccccgcaccggcCCCGCACCGGCCCCGCACTCACCGGCGGGCTccgcgcggccccgcgcccgctCCCGCTCCGCTGCCGGCGAGAATTAAAAATTCatcgcggcggcggcggcggcacaAAGGGGAGGGAGGCGGCGAGCGGGGCCCGGAGgctggaggggggggaaaaagggaaaaaataaataaataaataaaaaggggggggggggggcggcccgaGCCCGGAGCTCCCCGAGGAGGGAGGTGttggggggggaaagggggaggttggggtgggttttgggggggtttggtgtttttttttcatttttttctttccctcgGTGGGATTTTTTAGCTGCTGCGTCATGAACATAATTTATGCGCAGGCCTTTGCCGCATCCCCGGGCTGCCACGCTGCTCGCCGCCGCCGGGGGCgcacggagccccccccccttcaGCCCTGAGACCCCCAAAGTCAGAGCTTCCCCAAAACAGAGCCCCCTCCTCAGCCCCGAGACCTCCAAAGTGAGAGCTCCCCCAAAACAGAGCCCCCTTCCTGAGCCCTGAGACCCCCAAATTAAGAGCTACCCCCAATCCCAGACTCTCCAGCCCCATTAaatccctgcctctccccaacACCAGAGCCCCCCGACCCCACTCCCAGCAGCAACCCCCATGCTTTGGGGTCATGCTTTGCAACCCCCCAGCAGCCGTGTCCCCGGTGCACTGGGGGGGGTGTTGAGGGGAgccccccagctctgcaccaCCCCTCAATCCCTCCGGCTCCGAGCCGGCTCATCGTAACCCTAATGCAGCATTTGATCACCATAAATTAATGCGTTAATCGTCACATTAACGCGCAGCTCCCCGGGGCAGCACAAAGGGTTCGATccgctccccgtgccccccgttAGCCACTTTCTTTTTGGGGCTGCGACTTGGGATGAAGCCCCAGGGCCAAACCCTCTACGGGGCTCAGGGCTTTGCtccaaaaccaccccaaaaatCCTCGCCGAGGCTGACgaggagggagctggaggcCCGGGCAGGAGCAGCGCCTGCCTTGGCCCGGGGAAGCCCCAGTAATAATTCAAGAGGCTCCATGTTCCCGGCATAGCATTAGCCTCAGATCCAGCCTCCCGGCGTAATATGCAGGAGGCTGAGCTCCGAGCCAGACTCGGCTCTCGCAGCCGGCCGGCATCGCGCTCCCCGCCGCAgagcctcccctccctgccctccctggggctcggggGAGTCTGGGGGCTTCGGGGTACGCGCTCGGAGCCTTGGGAGGCTGCTCTCGAAGGTTTTGCCCGAAGGGGATCCACGGGGTCCCAGAAGCGAGGATGCTCGTGGCTGCTCGCACCCACCGGCCACGTAGCGCAGGGGCATGGGCCACGGGGTCGGTGCCAGCGCCCTGTGCCGCGGTCGCTGCTGGATTCCTGCCCGCTGGTGGACCGGGAACAACACTACCGGAGGCTCTTGGATCCTACCGGCAGTTCTCGGCTCTGGGCACGGCCGTGCGGAGCCGTGTGACGTGCCCCAAAGCCGTGCCGGTCCCCAGGCCCCTCCGCCAGCTCGGGGGCACCTGGGCGTCGGGGACGCCGGGAGAAGGAGCGAGGAAAGGCGCACAAAGGGAACTCAGGTGCAACGCGAACCCTGTCACCACGCaattaaaagaaggaagaaaactatttctatAATTGCAAAGCTCGTTAGAAGCACAGGTGCAATTCTGCGGCTTTTCAAGCCAACTTACGGACCAATTACAGCCTGTTTGgaatcattaaaaagaaaggcagcGAAGTGTATTCTCTTGCATGTCGTGtcttttacaattttttaaattgcaactTTCTTCTTACTTCCTggcaggaaaaaaggaggaaaacaaagacaaaatctCCAACTTAGCATCTCAGTTATTGGTGCCTCTTAAAAATGAGCACGGCTTGAcaaagctgaattatttttctttcacatctgtGTTAGCTGAAAGAATTACGCCTTTTGTCTGTCCTTGCAGAAAAAGCCAATGCACTGGTTTATAACTTTGTCTTTTAACACTTTTTCCAGTCCATCATAAgattttcataacttttttccaaaatgaactTCTGATCATCCcatgaatgcaaaaaaaaaaaaaaaaaaaagtatttgaaaattgtaATAGGcattcttgtttaaaaaaaaaagcgtaaATGCCACGGGTGGTTCTTCCCAGGCTAAAATTCTCTCCCACGTGCCTTCCTGGGTGTACAGAAAGGTTTCCTGAATTAATGCAACCTACCCTCGACTAGCCTCATCTTGCAACACACCGTGGCAATATTTCGTGCCGGTTAGCAACAAATTGGAGGAGCTCAGCGCACGGcgaggggggccgggggctcacGCCGCATGCTCACATTCAACAAGAATTAAACAGGTGCTCAACGCCTGGCCGAGGCTCGCGCCCAGGCACAAATACTGACAACAGGCAGCCAGCACCGGCCACATTTTCGTTAATAACCGAACTGGATATGTTAAAGCATCTTCGCTTGCATACAGCTGCTATTTGAGACTGCAGCGCAATTCTGCTGAGAGCCTGGTTTGCATATGCTGTGCTGTgattatgaatatttaaatacctCCATCTAGTTGAATTGCAGGCTCATTTACATACATTGGCATACTGCTTAATATAATGCATATGGGGAACAGGGTGCAcgttgcatttttaatttttcttgaagaGGAATTGATTTTATGAgtgctgaaaagcttttttttcctcaggaaaataGCCTGTTTGGAGAGGGGGGTGGATTTTAATTAACTGACAGGAAGAGCTGGCAAAACTAAAATGCTGACTGCAAGAATGTGTCCTTTGTTCCAGAGCTCGCTCTGCCGACGAGAACTCTTGGTAGGTAACCAAATTAATATCGCAGCTCTCTTGCCCACGCTTCTTTCGCTGCTCCCATCACACACAGCAATGGGTCAGAGAAGGGTTTGCACCTGACCATCCTGCTTCTGGCACATCCAATTTGCTACAGAAAGGTTTCCAGCCCTGCCAGGGACGTGTATACCACAAACCAGCCTATTCCAGATGTTCCAAGAACTTAATGACTGGGAGCGCAGGAAAAAGGGagccagattttattttggccTCCGCACTGCAAAGCGACTCCAGGTGCTCCCAAACCTTCCGCACACCTGAGTTAAGCACTCGATTTCTTTGGTACTCCGATAGATCCAGCCTCTGCcctgtttttctccttagaGCTGGAAATAGGCTCTAAAAtttccatgttgttttttttttttcaggccaCTTTGTTGTGTTGGACGCAATGCAGTCCTGGCAAATCCAAGTACAAATCCCCTCGATTTCAGTGGTGTGGGGAGGAAGGGCATGATTTTCTCCAGGTGGAAGATGTCATTAAATAATTAACAACCGattattcattgtttttatataattaaCTACAGGCCTACACCCATAGCATGTCCACTGTCTCAAAGTACTTTTTGCCCCCAATTACTCACATGAGCAAAGTTTCACAAACACAGCTCTGATTTTAAGGCCACAGATATCAACAGCAGAATTTTTACGCTTTAAGTAACAAAACAGCAGTCGTTaccccagccagctctgcttttaATAGCGGTTAAATAACCCCGTGTTGTGTAAATAAGGACTCCCAGCCCAGGCCTCTGCTCGCCGGGATCCCAGAGCTGAGCATCTGGGCGTTATCTCGTTCGTGTTATCTGCAGCAGCCCCTTCGCCCTCCAGCTGTGCCCGGTGTGGGAAGCAAAGTCCGCGGCCAGGCATCCCGAAACCTCCTCCAGGTTTCCATCCCGGGGCTGCGCAGCACGAGGCACCACGAGCCGATTTTACACAGCTTTGGGCTTTCACGGGAGTTTTCCTCTTGGAGTCACAAGAGACCCTTAAAGAAGGCAACGGgtgataaaaatacaaatgaaacaatCCCAGGGCGTTTGAAGGCAGCTGCTTTtggaagagcctggctctgctggctggaaatgttttctccttgtctttcaCACCTCGCAGAGCATTTCCACTTGTCCTCTGCAAAGAAGTTTTCTTTATAACGGTATCAGAGGAGCGGAAGAAGGCACGTTTCTTGGAATAAATCAGGAGCTGCTGAACGGCCTGAACCCCCGGCCGCTCCAGCAGGTTCCAGGGCTTTGCAGGGTTGGGTTCGGAGAGAAAACATCAGGGCTCCGTCCCTCAGAAATCACCTTCCCAGtgcagctccttccccttcccttgcTTTCACCCCCCTCGCTCTGCATTTCCATGGGCAAGTTCCAAGCCATCTTCTCTCCCACTTTAAagggtaaatatttttttacagttccTGTACAGTTACAAggtgaagaacattttccagGCATGAATTATTTATGAAGCCCTCCCAGGCACACCAGCCAGCTTGCATATTCATCAGGCACCCAGTACATTATTCATGAGAAGTTCGCTTAAATTGGGAGAGAACAATGATATTGTTGATTGAGATGCCTGGAAATGAGCTTGAAAAAGAGGGCTGTGCCTTCAAACGCTGGGCAAAATGCAGCCAGAAAGTTCATCAAAATCACAAAAGAAAGGGAGACTGGCTTTCTTTATTGTGTTCTTTCATTGCCACCCATACGcattactatatatatatttatttatttttaaaaaggaagacttGACACACAGACTCTGCACCATACCTTATCTAAGCACAGCTCCAGACCCCTGGCTGAACCTTCTACTCCTGGATCTTCAGCAGTTTATTACTTCCAACAGATTTTTGGAGTGGCAGTTAGCCCTAAACTCCCACCAAATTTGTTAAGTGTTGTTACAGGAAACCTCACCCTCGTTCTCTAACCCAGTTTTGGATCAGAGGCAGATGCCGGGGCTTTGTTGAATGGGGCTGGTATTAAATAAATGGGACTGAATGGTGTTTGAAGGCCCGGACACCTCCGCATGGCTGTGGAAAGTATCGGTGGGGAGGCCGGGACACCGGGAGCACCTGCAGCACTTGGGTGATGCTCCTAAACATCGCTGTGTCTTTTGGGACACATTTTGGGACAGCCTCTTCGGGTTAGATCACTGAAGTTTATTCAGGCGATAGATCACCAGGGCAAACGCGGAGACCGGGGACTGCCCATTTTTGGGATTCGAGGCAAAAAGAGTGCTTAGACCAAACTTAGACCAAAGAGGTGTCATTTCCACAAGGCACTGGGGGATCTGGGGCAGCTGCGGGCTTCTGGAGGCAGAAAACGGGGCCCTGAGGGGGGCCTGGGGAAAGGCCCGGGGCCTGTCCTGCCCCCCCACGGACACGGCGCAGAAGAGCCCACACAACCTGGAGGCCTCAGGAGCCAAGCGAGCGCTAGTCACGCTAATgagctgctctccctgctgatGCCTCACGCAGTCCTTGAGGCTTAATTAAGCTTAACGATGTTTGGAGGTCAGCGGCCATTCCCAGTCTTTTAAGCGGGAGCTCAGAGGCGGCTTCTGGGGGTGCGATTTGGGGGGAAGCAGGGGGAGCACCAAGGGCTCTGCTTGGACCCCCCCCATTTCCTTGGTCCCTGGCCTGGGGAAAGGCCTGGTCTGACCCCCCCCAAATCACCCCAGGCTATGCAGGGTTATACCCCCCCAAATCGCCCCCTGGGCCATATAGGgtgactccccccccccccccaaatcacCTCAGGCCATACCCATACAGGGTGACCCCCCCCATATCACCCTGGGCTATACAGGGTGACCCCACCTCAAATCACCCCTGGTCCATACAGGAtgacccccccgccccccaagTCACCCCGGGCCATACAGGGtgaccccccccaccccaacgCCCCTGGGCCATGCTGGGTGACCCCCATACAAACAAATGGGCTACAcacggtgccccccccccaaatcacTCCCGGGCAGTACAAGACCCCCCCTCACCCTCAGGCCCTGCCTCTCCAGGCCCCCTTTTTACCCCTGGAATCTACCCACAGCCCCCCCCATACCTCAGTTCCCCTCCCTCAGCCTCAGGAcaccccccccgtccccccccaggccctgcctgacgcccccccccgccccaaaagGTCAGGGGGTAAAAGGGGGGGAGCGGCCCCTTTAAGAGCGctcggccccgcccccgcgcgCGGTGACGCAGCTGCGGGCGTGGAGCGGCCGCTTcctgcccccgcccccccccccgcgcccccgcgGGCCGCAGTGACAGGCAGGCGGGAGCGCGCGCGGCGCGGGCACAGCGGGaccgggccgccgccgccgccgccgccatgaaCGGCAAAGGCAAGGACCGGGCCGCGCCgcgaccccccccccgccccgcctgGCGCCACCCCTACCCGGGGACGCGGCGCCTTTAAGGGCCTCGCCGCAGCGCGTGACcgcgcggccgggccggggccgagcGGACCAAtgggagcggggcgggcgggggggcgggcTCGCGGTTGCCATGGCGCCGCTCGGCTCGGCCGGGCCGTTAACCCTTTGTGTGCCGGACGGTGTGTGGGGGGAAGCCCGGTGACGTAAGGGGCGGGGGGGCGTTaagcgctggggggggggggagcctTCGGGTGACGTCAGTGGATCCCCCGCATGACGTCACGAGGGCCGGGTGAGGTAACGGGGGGGGCCCTCGAGCAGGGGGGGGTcactggggcgggggggggaccccgCAGGCCGGGGGGGGCAGGGACTGGGGACCCGCTCTGGTGACGTTGGGGACCTCCCCGGGTGACGTCAGGGGGGACCCGCTTCGCGGGGGGGGTGGGCAAGCGGGGGTTCGGGGTGACGTCatggggggggcacggggacccTCCCGGGTGATTTGGGGAACCGGGGGACGGCGGCGGGGGccgctgagcccccccccccccaaagatAAAAGGGGCCGGGGgagagcgggggggggggctccggggggggaACCGCATCCTGCCCCCCCCCATGaccctgggaccccccccgggcagccccgagGACCCCCGGGAGGGTGGTGCTGGCGGGGGGAGGGGTCACGGCCGCCGCTGctccccccgggggggggggtcccggtgtcccccgggggggtcccggtgtcCCCCGGTGCCGCTCCGCCGCGCGTTTCCGTTTTGGGGTGAATTCTCGTGTTTCTGACTCGCGGCGAATTGCCGTTTTTTCCCCGCAGGGCAGtaccccccccagcccgcctACCCGGTGCAGCCCCCCGCCAACCCCCCCGTGTACCCGCAGGCCCTGCCGCTGCCCCAGCCGCCGCCCTACACGGACGCGCCGCCTGCGTACTCCGAGGTAGGTGGGGGGCTGCTCGTGGGGTTTGCTTCTCCTAAAGAAAAGGAATCCCTGGCTAAACGTGTcactgattattattattattattaattattattattataattatttttaatctggaGGGCTGGTTTGCTGCTCCTATCCCTGGGCCCCAAATCGACGTGAATCCAAGGCACGGGCGTTGCTCGGAGCTTCCCTTTGAGCTAAGGGGATCCCCAGCGAGCCCCCAGCCAAAAATCCGTCTGTGGCAATGTCCTGGGTGGACTCTTGGGGGCTGTGGGGGATCTCtccccgagcagcagcagcgggaaattgcccccccccccccagccccaacacACACAACTAAACGCCCGGGGCAGAGCGCTCccctgggcaggcaggagggtgaAAGTCTAGCTCAGGGCTTGTTTTGAGTAAGCAGGTGGGTGTGGGGAGTAATAAAGCTCTAAACCTGCCTgcgtggcttttttttttttttttttttttttttcagctttaccGTCCCAGCTTCGTGCCTCTGGGGGCCGCCACCGTCCCCACCATGTCCGCGGCGTACCCGGGCACTTCGGTCTTCCTGCCCGTGGCCCAGTCCGTGGCCGTGGGTCCCATCGGCTCCTCCGTCCCCATGGCCTATTACCCCGTGGGCCCCGTGTATCCCCCAGGCTCCACGGTCCTCGTCGAAGGCGGCTTTGATGCTGGAGCCAGGTTTGGGGCCGGCGGAACAGCCAGCATCCCTGTGAGTACAGCCAGCTCCTCAAGGCGTCGCGCGCTTCGGTCGTGGGGGTGCGCGGGGGAGACGAGCCTGGTTCTGTGAGCAAAGCGAATTTGTCGCGTTGGTTGGGAGAGAAGGAGGCTCCTGCCTTCGTGCGGAGGGTTTTGCTCTCTCTGAGCTCGGCTGAGAGCAGCCGACGTGTGGCTCCGGGGCTCTGTCTGCTCGCAGACCCCAGGTCAGCCCGGGGGCCACACTGTAACATGCCCCGGAGGgaggcaaggcagcagcagggctgctgggtgACCTGGCTGCAGCTCGCCCtcgctccctgctgccctggagcTCCTCAGACTCGCGGCCACGCCAGGGTTTTGCTCCTCTGCACGCACAAAAAACCTCCC encodes:
- the DAZAP2 gene encoding LOW QUALITY PROTEIN: DAZ-associated protein 2 (The sequence of the model RefSeq protein was modified relative to this genomic sequence to represent the inferred CDS: deleted 1 base in 1 codon), producing the protein MNGKGQYPPQPAYPVQPPANPPVYPQALPLPQPPPYTDAPPAYSELYRPSFVPLGAATVPTMSAAYPGTSVFLPVAQSVAVGPIGSSVPMAYYPVGPVYPPGSTVLVEGGFDAGARFGAGGTASIPPPPPGCPPNAAQLAVMQGANVLVTQRKGNFFLGGSDGGYTIW